One Loxodonta africana isolate mLoxAfr1 chromosome 4, mLoxAfr1.hap2, whole genome shotgun sequence genomic region harbors:
- the LOC100665851 gene encoding olfactory receptor 6C2-like, whose amino-acid sequence MLTSLFSYISELQIEYNKSTMRNHTVTNFILLGLSNDPQLKVVIFIFLFLTYILSVTGNLTIISLTFIDSRLKTAMYFFLQNFSFLEISFTSACIPSYLYNISTGDRTITYDNCAIQIFFIDLFAVTEFFLLATMSYDRYIAICKPLHYVTIMNNKVCRRLILCCWTAGLLIILPPLSLGLSLEFCDSNVIDHFACDASPLLKISCSETWLIEQVVMVCAVLTFITTLVCVVLSYVYIIKTILRFSSAQQRKKAFSTCSSHMTVVSITYGSCIFIYIKPSPKESVSINKGVTVLTSSISPMLNPFIYTLRNKQVKQAFNDSIKRIALLLKKLRNSQTESN is encoded by the coding sequence ATGTTAACATCACTCTTCTCATATATTTCTGAATTACAGATTGAGTATAATAAGTCAACAATGAGAAACCACACAGTAACCAATTTTATCCTGCTGGGACTGAGCAATGACCCACAACTGAAGGTTGTGATTTTTATCTTTCTATTTCTCACCTATATATTGAGTGTAACTGGGAACCTGACAATCATCTCCCTCACCTTCATTGACTCTCGCCTTAAAACtgccatgtactttttcctacaaaatttctccttcttggAAATCTCATTTACATCTGCTTGTATTCCCAGTTACCTCTACAACATATCGACAGGTGACAGGACAATCACATATGACAATTGTGCcattcaaattttttttattgacctCTTTGCTGttacagaattttttcttcttgccACCATGTCCTATGACAGATAcatagccatctgcaaacccctacATTATGTGACCATCATGAACAACAAGGTCTGTAGAAGACTCATTCTGTGTTGCTGGACAGCTGGCTTGTTAATCATACTCCCACCGCTAAGCCTGGGCCTAAGTCTGGAATTCTGTGACTCTAATGTCATCGATCATTTTGCCTGTGATGCATCCCCTCTCCTAAAGATCTCATGCTCAGAAACATGGCTCATAGAGCAGGTGGTCATGGTTTGTGCTGTGCTGACCTTTATCACGACCCTTGTATGTGTTGTCCTGTCTTATGTTTACATCATCAAGACTATTCTTCGATTCTCTTCTGCCCAGCAAAGGAAAAAGGCATTTTCTACCTGCTCTTCCCACATGACTGTGGTTTCCATCACCTATGGCAGCTGCATTTTCATCTATATCaaaccttcaccaaaagaatCAGTGTCCATTAATAAGGGTGTGACAGTACTCACGTCTTCCATCTCCCCCATGCTGAATCCCTTCATTTACACCCTGAGGAACAAGCAAGTAAAACAAGCTTTCAATGACTCAATCAAAAGGATTGCGTTGCTTTTAAAGAAGTTAAGAAATTCACAAACGGAAAGCAAttaa